AGACACACGCGCGGCTCGCGACGGATCCGTCTCCCTCCCTTGCGCCGCTGCCCGGTACCGTCGGAGCGTGACCTGGCCCGCGCTGCACATCACCCGTTCCGTCGACGCCGACGTGGCGTCCGTCGTCGCCGTGGCGGGGGATCCCGCGCGGCTGCCCGAGTGGGCGGCGGGCGTCAGCTCGGGCATCCGGCTCGAGGGCGGGCGCTGGCTGTCGGACTCGCCGATGGGCGCCGTCGAGATCGCGTTCACCGGGCCGCGCGAGCTCGGGATCCTCGACCACGACGTGACGCTCCCCGACGGCACCGTGGTCCGCAACCCGTTGCGCGTCCTCCCGAACGACGAGGGCAGCGAGGTCGTCTTCACCCTCTTCCGCCGGCCGGGCATGACCGACGTCACGTTCGCGGAGGACGCGGCGCTCGTCGCGGCCGACCTGGAGCGGCTCGCGGCGCTGGTGGCCGGCGGCTGATCCGGGCCGGGTCGCCGCGGCGCCGCCACACTGGACCCATGAGCACCGCCGCCACCGCCCTCGCCCGCCTCGTCGAGGGGATCGACCGCGAGCGGCTCGGCGCGTACGGCGTCGTCGTGCGGATCGGCGACGACGAGGTCGCGCACCGCTGGCGCAGCGACGATCGCGAGAACCTCTACTCGGTGTCGAAGGGCGTGTGCGCGCTCGCCGCGGGCATCGCCGTCGACGAGGGGATCCTCCGCCTCGACACGCGCGTCCCCGAGCTGCTGCCGGATCTCGACCTCGGCCCGGGCGTCGACGGCGTCACCGTCGAGCATCTCCTCACCATGACCGGCGGCATCGACTTCGCCTGGTTCGGCGACGAGCCCGTGCCCGGTCCCGACCTCGCGCAGGCGATGCTCGGGCTCCCGACCCACGGCCCCGGGGCGGTGTTCCGCTACAGCGACGCCAGCCCCTACGTCGCCATGCGGATGCTCGCCGCCGCGGTCGGCGACGTGCGCGACTGGCTCCTCCCGCGCCTGTTCGCACCGCTCGGCATCGAGAACCCGCAGTGGCACCGCTGCCCGCTCGGCTTCATCGTCGGCGGCAGCGGCCTGGAGCTGCGCACCGGCGAGCTCGCGCGCATCGGCCGGCTGCTCCGCGACCGAGGCGCCTGGGAGGGTCGACAGCTCGTGAGCGCGGAGTGGATCGACCGGATGCACGGCAGCTGGGTTCCGACCGGCGCCGACGACCCCGCCGCCCCCTTCGCCCGCTACGGCCTCGCCACCTGGGACGGCCCCGGCGACGCGTGGCGTCTCGACGGCCGGTACGGGCAGTACGTGCTTGTGGACGGATCCCGCGACGCGGTCGTCACCATCACGGCGCACGAGGAGGAGCGCGACCACCTGCTCGCGGAGCTCGCGGCGGCGGCCGTCGCGGCCAGCGCGCCCGTCGTCAGCCGGCCGGTGCCGTGAGCGGATCCGGCGCCCGCCGCGTGCGCCCCGTGTCCGTGACCACCGCGTAGCCCTCGCGCGCCCAGTACTCGAACCCGCCGATCAGCTCCTGCACGCGCGTGTAGCCGAGCGTCGCGAGCGTGAGGGCGGCGCGCGTGCTCCCGTTGCACCCGGGACCCCAGCAGTAGACGACGACGCGCGCGTCCCGGTCGGGCACCTCGGCGGCGGCGCGCGCGGCGAGCTCGGCGCCGGGGATGTGGAGGGCTCCCGGGATCCGCCCCTGGCGCCACGACGCGTCGGATCGCACGTCCACCACGAGGGGCGCGGCGCCGCTCGCGCGGTCGGCGGCGAGGTCGGCGGGATCCGTCTCGTAGGTCAGCTTGGCGGCGAAGAAGTCGGTCGCGGTGAGGCTCGTCTGCATGCCCTCCATCGAAGCGGCCGGGCATGGGGACGGGGAAGGGCCGTCGCGCGGCATCGGGGCCGTCGCGCCGCGGATCGCCCGGTAGGTTCGGCCGCATGCCGACGAATCCGCCGCTGAGCCTCGACGCCACCGACCACGCGATCATCGCCGAGCTCCAGGGCGACGGCCGGATGAGCGTCGCGCAGCTCGGCCGCGCGGTCTCGCTCTCGGCGAGCGCGACCGCCGAGCGGGTCCGCCGGCTCACCGAGGCCGGGATCATCACGGGGTACTCCATCACGGTGGATCCCGAGGCGCTCGGCTGGGCCGTCACCGCCTTCGTGCGGCTGGCCTACCCGTCGGGCGACTACCGGCCGTTCCACGCGCTGGTCGCGGAGCTGCCGGAGATCGTCGAGGCGCACCACGTGACGGGCGCCGACTGCTTCATCGTCAAGGCTTACGCCCGCTCGATGCGCGACCTCGAGCGCATCACCGGTCGCCTCGCCGTCCTCGGCGGGATCACGACCCACGTCGTGTACTCGAGCCCGGTCCCGGGGCGGCACGTGGGGCCGGCGTGAGCGAGGACTCGAGCCGCCGCAGCGCGTTGATGACATCATCAGCCGCTGATCGGCTTGATGATGTCATCGAGCGGGCCCAGGAGCAGCGAAGTCGCCCGTCGCGCACCACCCGCTGAGCGCCACCACCTCCGCCGCGATCTCCGCGACGGTGCGGCCGTCGGTCGCCACGCGGTGCACCGCGTCCGGCGCGCCCGCCTCGAGCCGTGGTGCCGCGGCCGCGCTGCGCTCCACCGCCTCGGCGAGCCCCGACCCGATCTCGCGCCCGGCGAGGCGCGCGGCCGCGGTCACGTCGTCGGCCGTGAGCAGCACGGCGACCGCGTCGACCTCGCCGCCGAGCGCCGCGGTGAGGGCCGGCAGCTCGAGCACGCTGACGGTGTTCGCGTAGACCACCCGCGTCCAGCCCGCCTCGCGGTAGTTCCGCCACATGGCCGCCAGGTTCCGCTCGGCCAGCGGGATGCCGTGCCGCCACGGCTCCGGGTGAGCCTGGTCGAGCGCGTCGCCCTCGATGAGCGCGTGCGCGACGTCGGCCGCCGTGAGGATCCGCGCCACCTCCGCCGCCACCGTCGACTTGCCGACGCCCGAGCGCCCGCCGAGGAACAGGGCCTGCGTGCGGGCGGGAGTGGGCATCGGGCCAGCGTGGCACGCGATCGCCCGCCGCGCCCGCATCCGCGTTGACACCGCGCGCACACCCCCGGGAGAATGGGGTGACGTTGCTCTTACAACGTTGTAACGGCTCGGATCCACCCGGCACCCCCGGCGTCGATCGGCCCCATTCCCGATGAAGTGAAGGACCACTCCATGACCGACGCCCCCTCGACGACCGACGCCTTCCCGTCGGCCGACGCACGGATCGCCATCGACCGCACCGCGGTCGTCGCGCCCGTCAACCGCCGCACGTTCGGCTCGTTCGTCGAGCACCTCGGCCGCTGCGTCTACGACGGCATCTACGAGCCCGGCCACCCCACCGCGAACGCCGACGGCTTCCGCGGCGACGTCGTCGACCTCGTCAAGGAGCTCGGCACGAGCACCATCCGCTACCCCGGCGGCAACTTCGTCTCCGGCTACCGCTGGGAGGACGGGGTCGGCCCGCGCGCCCAGCGCCCGAAGCGCCTCGACCTGGCCTGGCACTCGCTCGAGACCAACGAGGTCGGCCTCGACGAGTTCGCGCGCTGGTGCGAGCTCACCGGCAGCGAGCTGATGATGGCCGTCAACCTCGGCACGCGCGGCGTGCTCGAGGCGCTCGACATCCTCGAGTACTCCAACCACCCCTCCGGCACCGCGCTCTCCGACCTGCGCATCGCCAACGGATCCCCCGAGCCGCACAACGTGAAGATGTGGTGCCTCGGCAACGAGATGGACGGCGACTGGCAGGTCGGCAACATGACCGCCGAGGACTACGGCACGCTCGCCGGCCGCACCGCCCGCGCCATGAAGATGGTCGACCCGACCCTCGAGCTCGTCGCGTGCGGCAGCAGCGGATCCGGCATGCCGACGTTCGGCGAGTGGGAGCGGATCGTCCTGGAGAAGACCTACGACTCGGTCGACTTCATCTCCGCCCACGCCTACTACCAGGAGCGCAAGGGCGACCTCGGCAGCTTCCTCGCCTCCTCGCTCGACATGGAGTACTTCATCGCGACGGTCGTCTCCACGGCCGACCACGTGAAGCACCGCCTGAAGAGCGACAAGACGGTCAACATCTCCTTCGACGAGTGGAACGTCTGGTACCTCGACGAGCACCAGGAGTCGGGCGTCATCACCGAGGGCTGGCCCTACGCGCCGCACCTGCTCGAGGACGTCTACTCGGTCGCCGACGCGGTCGTGCTCGGCAACCTCATGATCACGCTGCTCAAGCACAGCGACCGCGTCACGTCGGCCAGCCTCGCGCAGCTCGTGAACGTGATCGCGCCGATCATGACGGAGACCGGCGGCGGCGCCTGGCGCCAGACGACGTTCTTCCCGTTCTCGGTCACGAGCCGGCTCGCGCAGGGCGAGGTGCTGCGGCCGCGCGTCGACGTCGGCACGTACGAGACCGCGGTGCACGGCACGGCGCCGCTCGTCGACTCCGTCGCGACCTTCGACGAGGCCACCGGCCGCGCCGCCGTCTTCCTCGTGAACCGCAGCATCACGGACGCGCTCACGATCGAGGTCGACGTCGCCGGCCTCGCGGTCTCCGAGGTGCTCGAGGCCGCGGGCATCCACGACGAGGACGTCTACGCGAAGAACACGTTCGAGGACCGCGAGCGCGTGGGCCTCACGCCGAACTCCTCGGCGTCGCTGACGGACGGCACGCTCACGATCACGCTGCCGCCCGTGTCGTGGACGGCCGTGTCGCTCGGCTAGTCGCATCCGCTCGACCACGCGCCCGTCGCGCCGCACCCGCGGCCGGCGGGCGTCGTGCGTGGCGGGGTGGGCGCGGTCCACCAGCGGGATCTCGGCGCGCGGGCGCTGCCGTCGTCCCGGTCCGGTCGCGCCCGTCGCGCTCCGCGCGGAGCCGGACGAGGCCGGATCAGCCCCGCGGATCCGTGCGGAGCAGCGCCATGACGATCACGTCGACCGGCTCGCCGTCGAAGCGGAAGCCCGCGCGGAGGCGGCCCTCCTCGACGAAGCCCGCGCGCGCGTAGACGCGGTGAGCGCGGGGGTTGACGTCCAGGACCTCGAGGGAGATGCGCGCGAGGTCGGTCGCGGCGAACGCGTGGTCGACCAGGAGGCGCACGGCCTCCGAGCCCAGCCCGCGATCGCGGCCGGCGGGGCCGATGAGGATGCGGAGGTTCGTGCTGCGGTCCTCGGGGCTCCACTCGTTGAGCACGGCCTCGCCCACGCACGCATCGGTCGCGCGGTCGACGAGCGCGAGGTCGACGCGATCGGGCTGGTCGGCGCGCGTCGCGTACCAGGTGCGGGTGCGGTCGTCGAGCTCCGGGCGGGCGGCCATCTCCTCGACCTCGGCCGTGGTGTGCGCGGATCCGGTGAGGCGGATGACGTCGGGGTCGGCGAGGACCGGCCCCATCGCGTCGACGTCGGCGGGGGTGAAGGGGCGGAGGATCACGCGCTCGCCCTCGAGGCGCGGGAGGGAGGGGAGGAGGCGGGGATCGGCGGTGCTCACGCGTCCATGGTGCCGGAGCCGGCGGGTCAGCGCCCGTCGCGCCCGCGGTAGAGCGTCATGAGCGTCGCCGAGATGCGGCCGCCGGGGCCCAGCCGGTGCCCGTTCGCCTCGAGCCACGCGCGGGCGGCGGCGCGTTCGCCGGTCGGGGCGGAGCCGGGGGCGGAGCCAGCGCCGGCGCCCGGGGTCGCGGCGTCGTCGCGGATGGGCGTGATGGTCACCGCGGTGCGGCGGCCGGCCGCCACGTAGGGGGCGAGCGCGTCGCGCAGCTCCCGGGCCGCCGATGCGTCGAGGTCGATCTCGTGCACGATGCCGTCGAGGCCGAAGCGCACCGTCTCGGTCGTCTCGTCCAGGCGGTCGTCCCCGCGCGGATCCACGTGCTCGGCCATGCCGTCTCCCTGCTCTCGAGTCCCCTCTCGCAGCCTAGGTCGCCCCGCCGACGTGGTCGTGCGCTAGATGAGAACGGTTCTCTTCTAGGATCGGGGCATGGATCCCCACGCCGACTTCCCCGACCCCGCCGTCCGCCGCGGCCTCGCCGTGACCCTCGTCTCCGCGAGCGACCTCACGACCGCCTCGCGCGTCGCCGCCGCGACGACCGGGGCATCCGCGGATGCCGCGCCGTCCGTGGTCGAGGCGCCGGGCGGCGACAGCGGCGACCTCGGCGCGGACCTCGCCGACGGCCTCATCGCCGACGCCGACGACGGGCGCATCGGGCTCGCGGTCGTCGCGCTCGAGCCGGCCGCGGATCCCCTCGAGGTCGCGCTGGTTCTGGAGCACGTCGTCGAGGCCCGGCATCCGGGGGCGACGCCCATCGGGATCCTCGACGTGGTGGCGGTCTCCTCGGTGGCCGAGATCCGCGACCTGCTGCTCGACCCCGACGGCGAGGACCGCGTCCCGTTCGACGCCGCCGAGCGGCTGGCCGGCCGGCTCGAGTGCGCGAGCGTCGTGGTGCTCGGCGACCTGGATCCCGCGCGCCCGACGCCCGACGGCCACCGCGTCCGGGCGCTGCTGGCGCTGCTCGCGCCCGACGCGCGGGTCGTGTCCGTGGGCGACCGGGAGTCGCTCGCGACCGGGCGCCTGCGGATCCGGCTGCAGCGGGCGCGTCGGCTGGCGGCCGGCATGGGCTGGCAGGTCGCGCTCGCGGGGGAGGGGCCCGCGCGGGCCGACGGCGCGATGGGCGTCCACGTCTTCCGCGACCCGCGCCCCTTCCACCCGGGCCGCCTGCACGCGGCCGTCGCGCACGACCTCGTGCCCGGCGAGGTCGGCCGCATCGCGCGCTCCCGCGGCCTCGTGCGCCTCGCGACGCGGCCCGCGACCGTCGGCTCGTGGGCCACCGCGGGCGACGTGCTGAGCCTGGATCCCACCGGCATGCTCAGCTGGGACGCCGACTCGCCCGCGGGCCAGGAGATCGCCTTCGTCGGCGAGGGCCTCGACGGCGCCCGGCTCGACGCGGTCCTCGGCGCGTGCCTGCTCGCGCCGGGCGAGCTCGTGGAGGGGCCGGAGGCGTGGCACGGCTACGCGGATCCGTTCCCCGCCTGGGACGCCGAGCACCGGCACTGAGCGCGGCCGGCCCGGGCGGCGCGGCCGGATCGGATCGGATCGGATCAGCCTCGTCAGTCGGCCGGGTCGGCGACCACGCGCCCGTCGTCGAGCCGCACGACGCGGTCGGCGTCGGCGAGCACCAGGGGGTCGTGCGAGACGGCGACCACGGCGACCCCGCGGTCGGCCTCGGAGCGCAGGATCGCGCGGATCCACCCGGCGCTCGCGGCGTCGAGCCCGGTGGTCGGCTCGTCGAGGAGCAGCAGCCCGGCACCGCGCGCGATGCCCTGCGCGAGCAGGGCGCGCTGGCGCTGGCCGCCCGAGAGCGCGGCGAACCCCTGCCCCGCGAGAGGGATCAGGCCGAGCCGGTCGAGCGCGTCGTCGACGGCCCGCCTCGCCTCCGCGTCGAGCCGGCGCCAGCGGCCCGTCCTGCCCCATGCGCCCACCGTGACGACGTCGCGCACGGTGACCGGCAGGCCGTCGGGGACGGCGGCGCGCTGGGGCACGAAGGCGGCGGGATCCGCGGCGGTCCGGGTCCCGGAGGCGAGCGGGCGGGTGCCCGCGATCACCTCGAGGAGCGTCGACTTGCCCGCGCCGTTCGGGCCGGCGATCACGGTGACGGCCCCGCGGCGCACGTCGAGGTCGACCCCGTCGAGGGCGCGGCGGTCGCCGAAGTCGACCCGGGCGGCGCGGAGGGAGGCGGCGGGAGCGGTCGTCGTCGCGGAGGGCATGGGGTCGATCCTATCCATTTGATAAGCGTTCTCATTCTCGACTACGGTCGGGGATCGTGCCCTTCCTCACCTCCGGGATCCTCGAGCCCTTCGCCCTCGACTTCCTCCAGCGCGCCCTCCTCGGCGGCGCGCTCGTCGCGATCCTCTGCGGCGTCGTGGGCACCTGGGTCGTCATCCGCGGCATGGCGTTCCTCGGCGAGGCGCTCGCCCACGGGATGCTGCCCGGCGTCGCGCTCGCCACGGTGCTCGGGCTGCCCGTGCTCGTCGGCGGCGCGCTGAGCGCGGTCGCGATGAGCCTCGGCATCGCCGCCCTCCAGCGCCGCGGCCGGCTCTCCTACGACACGAGCATCGGCCTGCTCTTCGTCGCGATGCTCGCCCTCGGCGTCGTCGTGATCTCGCACTCGGGCAGCTTCGCCACGGATGCGACCGCCATCCTCTTCGGCGACATCCTCGCCATCACCCCGCTCGACATCGCGCTGCTCGGCGGCGCCGTCGTCGTGGGGCTCGGCACGGCGTGGGCGTTCCACCGGCCGCTCGTGGCGCTCGCGCTGGATCCCCGCATCGCCGCCGTGCTGCGCCTCGGCCCCCGCTCGGCGCAGGCCGCGCTCGTCGGGCTCGTGACCCTCGCGGTCGTCGCGTCGTACCAGGCCGTCGGATCCCTGCTGGTCGTCGGCCTGCTGCTCGCGCCGGCCGTCGCCGCCGGGCACTGGACCGCCCGGATCCCCACGCGGATGGCGCTCGCGGCGGTGCTCGGCATCGCGTCCGTGCTCGTCGGCCTCCTCGTGTCGTGGCACGCGGCGACGGCGGCGGGTGCCTCGGTGGCGGTCACCGCGATCGCCGTGGCCGCGCTCTCGGGGGCGGCCCGGGCGGGCCTCACCGCGTGGCGCTCCCGCGGAGCCGCCGCCGACCGCGGCCGCGCCGCCGCCGAGCCGCCCGCCCGCTCCCCGGCGGGCGTGCCCGCCTCGTGACCACCGCATGACCGCCGCGACGGCCGACCGCCGCGATCCCGCCCCGACCCCACCCCGACGGAAGGACCCCGTGCGCTCCCGCATCCCCGCCATCCCCCTCCTGGCCGGCCTCGCGCTCGCCCTGACCGCGTGCGCCGCCGGCCCCGCGGCCGAGCCCGCCGCCGAGCCCACCACCGACGAGCAGGGGGAGGGTCACGGCGAGGTCGCGGGTGCCGCCGAGCTCTCCGAGCCGCGCCTCGGCCTCACCTCCGTCGACCCGAACGGCGCCGTCTCGCACCTCGACCTCCTCGACGGGTCGGTCGCCGACCTCGGCGGCATCGGCGCCCCGACGGCGATGGACACCGACGGGCGGTACCTCTTCGCGCAGACGGACGCGGGCGTCGAGATCGTCGACAGCGGCGTCTGGACCTGGGACCACGTCGACCACTTCCACTACTACCGGGCGGATCCGCGCCTCCTCGGCACGGTCGAGGGCGGCGGCACCGCGACGGTCGCGACCACCAACCTCTCCACCACCGGCGGCACGGGGCTCTTCTTCCCCGGGTCCGGCGAGGCCGTGCTGCTCGACACCGAGGCCCTCTCGAAGGGCGAGGTCGAGGAGCGGTTCCGCCTCGACGGCGAGCCCGGGCCCGGCATGGTCGTGCCCGTAGGATCCCTCGCGCTCGTCACCGAGGGGCAGGGCGCCGACGCCACGGTGGCCGGGTACACGGCCGACGGCGAGCGCACCGGCCTCGTCGAGCCGTGCCCGGACGCCGCCGGCACCATCACGACGCGCGTGGGCGCGGTCATCGGCTGCTCCGACGGCGCCCTCCTCGCGAGCGTGGACGGCGACGAGCTGAGCGTGGAGCGGATCCCCTACCCCGACGGCACGACGGCCCCCGCCGCCACGTCCTTCGACAACCGCGAGGGCCGCCCGACGGTCGCCGCCCTCGCCGGCGACCAGGGCATCTGGCTGCTCGACACCCGCGAGCGCTCCTGGCAGCTGCTCCCGGCACCCGCGCCGCTCGTGCACGCGACCGCGGTCGACGACGCGGACGAGCACCTGCTCGCGCTCGCCCGCGACGGCCGCGTGCTCGTGCTCTCCGGCGAGGACGGCGCCGTGCTCTCCGACAGCGGACCGCTCGTCGCCGACTCGATCGCGGCCGGTCGGATCCCGACCCTCGTCGCCGACCAGCAGCGCGCCTACCTCGCGGGTCCGGTCGAGCGCCGGCTGCACGAGATCGACTACGCCGACGGCGCCCGCGTCGCGCGCACCTTCGACACCGCGGCGGAGCCCGCCTTCACCGCGGAGACCGGCCGATGAGCGCCCGCCGGATCGGCACGGCGCTCGCGGGCGCCGCCGCGGCCGCCGCGACCGTGCTCGCCCTCACGGGCTGCGCGACCGCGGGGGACGGCCGGCCGACCGTCTACGTGTCCACCAACATCCTCGGCGACGTCGTCGAGGAGCTCGTGGGCGACGAGGCCGAGGTCGTCACCCTGATGAAGCCGGACGCGGATCCGCACTCCTTCGAGATCTCCGCGCAGGAGGCCGCGCGCCTCCGCTCGGCGGACCTCGTCGTCTCCAACGGCCTCGGCCTGGAGGAGGGCCTGCAGCAGCACCTCGACGCGGCGACCGCCGCCGACGTGCCGAGCTTCGTGGCGGGCGACGCCATCGAGGT
This is a stretch of genomic DNA from Clavibacter zhangzhiyongii. It encodes these proteins:
- a CDS encoding SRPBCC family protein → MTWPALHITRSVDADVASVVAVAGDPARLPEWAAGVSSGIRLEGGRWLSDSPMGAVEIAFTGPRELGILDHDVTLPDGTVVRNPLRVLPNDEGSEVVFTLFRRPGMTDVTFAEDAALVAADLERLAALVAGG
- a CDS encoding serine hydrolase domain-containing protein — its product is MSTAATALARLVEGIDRERLGAYGVVVRIGDDEVAHRWRSDDRENLYSVSKGVCALAAGIAVDEGILRLDTRVPELLPDLDLGPGVDGVTVEHLLTMTGGIDFAWFGDEPVPGPDLAQAMLGLPTHGPGAVFRYSDASPYVAMRMLAAAVGDVRDWLLPRLFAPLGIENPQWHRCPLGFIVGGSGLELRTGELARIGRLLRDRGAWEGRQLVSAEWIDRMHGSWVPTGADDPAAPFARYGLATWDGPGDAWRLDGRYGQYVLVDGSRDAVVTITAHEEERDHLLAELAAAAVAASAPVVSRPVP
- a CDS encoding rhodanese-like domain-containing protein — its product is MEGMQTSLTATDFFAAKLTYETDPADLAADRASGAAPLVVDVRSDASWRQGRIPGALHIPGAELAARAAAEVPDRDARVVVYCWGPGCNGSTRAALTLATLGYTRVQELIGGFEYWAREGYAVVTDTGRTRRAPDPLTAPAG
- a CDS encoding Lrp/AsnC family transcriptional regulator, whose protein sequence is MPTNPPLSLDATDHAIIAELQGDGRMSVAQLGRAVSLSASATAERVRRLTEAGIITGYSITVDPEALGWAVTAFVRLAYPSGDYRPFHALVAELPEIVEAHHVTGADCFIVKAYARSMRDLERITGRLAVLGGITTHVVYSSPVPGRHVGPA
- a CDS encoding AAA family ATPase, whose amino-acid sequence is MPTPARTQALFLGGRSGVGKSTVAAEVARILTAADVAHALIEGDALDQAHPEPWRHGIPLAERNLAAMWRNYREAGWTRVVYANTVSVLELPALTAALGGEVDAVAVLLTADDVTAAARLAGREIGSGLAEAVERSAAAAPRLEAGAPDAVHRVATDGRTVAEIAAEVVALSGWCATGDFAAPGPAR
- a CDS encoding alpha-N-arabinofuranosidase is translated as MTDAPSTTDAFPSADARIAIDRTAVVAPVNRRTFGSFVEHLGRCVYDGIYEPGHPTANADGFRGDVVDLVKELGTSTIRYPGGNFVSGYRWEDGVGPRAQRPKRLDLAWHSLETNEVGLDEFARWCELTGSELMMAVNLGTRGVLEALDILEYSNHPSGTALSDLRIANGSPEPHNVKMWCLGNEMDGDWQVGNMTAEDYGTLAGRTARAMKMVDPTLELVACGSSGSGMPTFGEWERIVLEKTYDSVDFISAHAYYQERKGDLGSFLASSLDMEYFIATVVSTADHVKHRLKSDKTVNISFDEWNVWYLDEHQESGVITEGWPYAPHLLEDVYSVADAVVLGNLMITLLKHSDRVTSASLAQLVNVIAPIMTETGGGAWRQTTFFPFSVTSRLAQGEVLRPRVDVGTYETAVHGTAPLVDSVATFDEATGRAAVFLVNRSITDALTIEVDVAGLAVSEVLEAAGIHDEDVYAKNTFEDRERVGLTPNSSASLTDGTLTITLPPVSWTAVSLG
- a CDS encoding GNAT family N-acetyltransferase, which gives rise to MSTADPRLLPSLPRLEGERVILRPFTPADVDAMGPVLADPDVIRLTGSAHTTAEVEEMAARPELDDRTRTWYATRADQPDRVDLALVDRATDACVGEAVLNEWSPEDRSTNLRILIGPAGRDRGLGSEAVRLLVDHAFAATDLARISLEVLDVNPRAHRVYARAGFVEEGRLRAGFRFDGEPVDVIVMALLRTDPRG
- a CDS encoding Lsr2 dimerization domain-containing protein, whose translation is MAEHVDPRGDDRLDETTETVRFGLDGIVHEIDLDASAARELRDALAPYVAAGRRTAVTITPIRDDAATPGAGAGSAPGSAPTGERAAARAWLEANGHRLGPGGRISATLMTLYRGRDGR
- a CDS encoding GTP-binding protein; this encodes MDPHADFPDPAVRRGLAVTLVSASDLTTASRVAAATTGASADAAPSVVEAPGGDSGDLGADLADGLIADADDGRIGLAVVALEPAADPLEVALVLEHVVEARHPGATPIGILDVVAVSSVAEIRDLLLDPDGEDRVPFDAAERLAGRLECASVVVLGDLDPARPTPDGHRVRALLALLAPDARVVSVGDRESLATGRLRIRLQRARRLAAGMGWQVALAGEGPARADGAMGVHVFRDPRPFHPGRLHAAVAHDLVPGEVGRIARSRGLVRLATRPATVGSWATAGDVLSLDPTGMLSWDADSPAGQEIAFVGEGLDGARLDAVLGACLLAPGELVEGPEAWHGYADPFPAWDAEHRH
- the aztA gene encoding zinc ABC transporter ATP-binding protein AztA, with the translated sequence MPSATTTAPAASLRAARVDFGDRRALDGVDLDVRRGAVTVIAGPNGAGKSTLLEVIAGTRPLASGTRTAADPAAFVPQRAAVPDGLPVTVRDVVTVGAWGRTGRWRRLDAEARRAVDDALDRLGLIPLAGQGFAALSGGQRQRALLAQGIARGAGLLLLDEPTTGLDAASAGWIRAILRSEADRGVAVVAVSHDPLVLADADRVVRLDDGRVVADPAD
- the aztB gene encoding zinc ABC transporter permease AztB encodes the protein MPFLTSGILEPFALDFLQRALLGGALVAILCGVVGTWVVIRGMAFLGEALAHGMLPGVALATVLGLPVLVGGALSAVAMSLGIAALQRRGRLSYDTSIGLLFVAMLALGVVVISHSGSFATDATAILFGDILAITPLDIALLGGAVVVGLGTAWAFHRPLVALALDPRIAAVLRLGPRSAQAALVGLVTLAVVASYQAVGSLLVVGLLLAPAVAAGHWTARIPTRMALAAVLGIASVLVGLLVSWHAATAAGASVAVTAIAVAALSGAARAGLTAWRSRGAAADRGRAAAEPPARSPAGVPAS
- a CDS encoding ABC transporter, encoding MTAATADRRDPAPTPPRRKDPVRSRIPAIPLLAGLALALTACAAGPAAEPAAEPTTDEQGEGHGEVAGAAELSEPRLGLTSVDPNGAVSHLDLLDGSVADLGGIGAPTAMDTDGRYLFAQTDAGVEIVDSGVWTWDHVDHFHYYRADPRLLGTVEGGGTATVATTNLSTTGGTGLFFPGSGEAVLLDTEALSKGEVEERFRLDGEPGPGMVVPVGSLALVTEGQGADATVAGYTADGERTGLVEPCPDAAGTITTRVGAVIGCSDGALLASVDGDELSVERIPYPDGTTAPAATSFDNREGRPTVAALAGDQGIWLLDTRERSWQLLPAPAPLVHATAVDDADEHLLALARDGRVLVLSGEDGAVLSDSGPLVADSIAAGRIPTLVADQQRAYLAGPVERRLHEIDYADGARVARTFDTAAEPAFTAETGR